One window of the Candidatus Methylomirabilota bacterium genome contains the following:
- a CDS encoding ABC transporter permease gives MRAWAGPRLGGRFWALALKELRQIRGDRRLALSLVVPPMLQILLFGFALDSHVRDLRLGVVDESGTHPSRDLVAAITENQTFRLTGSYHTAEELGAALATGRLDVGVVVPYDYARERARGRPVTVQVLLNAANANTAQIAQGYIEGAVAWLNQHADRAPPATARTAAEVRADGDEARPPLPPRARVEIRSTFLYNPGLVNTWFIVTGIFGTLIILNGSLVAGATMIREKERGTVEQLLMTPASALEVITAKILPLFVLLMGMVGLVLMVARLVFHVPFRGSLLLMLVACACCVLTGIGIGTFLSTFARSANQTQLIGFFVNPPLAMLSGALTPIEAMPGWIQPVTLLNPIAYFASVARAVLVKGAGLEVVYLQLLALAALALGLVAVSAWRFRSQHS, from the coding sequence ATGAGGGCGTGGGCCGGCCCGCGCTTGGGGGGGCGCTTCTGGGCGCTGGCCCTGAAGGAGCTGCGGCAGATCCGAGGCGACCGGCGGCTCGCCCTGTCGCTGGTGGTGCCGCCGATGCTCCAGATCCTGCTCTTCGGCTTCGCGCTGGATTCCCACGTGCGGGACCTGCGGCTCGGCGTGGTGGACGAGAGCGGCACGCATCCGAGCCGCGACCTCGTCGCCGCGATCACCGAGAATCAGACGTTCCGCCTGACCGGCTCCTACCACACCGCCGAGGAGCTGGGGGCGGCGCTGGCGACGGGGCGGCTCGACGTCGGCGTGGTGGTGCCCTACGACTACGCGCGCGAGCGCGCGCGGGGCCGCCCGGTGACCGTGCAGGTGCTCCTCAACGCCGCGAACGCCAACACCGCGCAGATCGCGCAGGGCTACATCGAGGGCGCGGTGGCGTGGCTGAACCAGCACGCCGACCGGGCGCCGCCCGCCACGGCGCGGACCGCCGCCGAGGTGCGCGCCGACGGTGACGAGGCGCGGCCGCCGCTGCCCCCGCGGGCCCGCGTGGAGATCCGCTCCACCTTTCTCTACAACCCGGGGCTGGTGAACACCTGGTTCATCGTGACCGGCATCTTCGGCACCCTGATCATCCTGAACGGCTCGCTGGTCGCGGGCGCGACCATGATCCGCGAGAAGGAGCGCGGCACCGTCGAGCAGCTGCTGATGACCCCGGCCAGCGCGCTCGAGGTGATCACCGCCAAGATCCTGCCGCTCTTCGTGCTGCTGATGGGCATGGTCGGGCTCGTCCTGATGGTGGCCCGCCTCGTCTTCCACGTTCCGTTTCGCGGCAGCCTGCTCCTGATGCTCGTCGCCTGCGCCTGCTGCGTGCTCACCGGGATCGGGATCGGCACGTTCCTGTCCACGTTCGCCCGCTCCGCGAACCAGACCCAGCTCATCGGGTTCTTCGTCAATCCGCCGCTGGCCATGCTCTCGGGGGCTCTGACTCCGATCGAGGCGATGCCCGGCTGGATCCAGCCGGTCACCCTGCTGAACCCGATCGCCTACTTCGCGAGCGTGGCCCGCGCGGTGCTCGTGAAGGGCGCCGGCCTCGAGGTGGTCTACCTGCAGCTCCTCGCTCTCGCCGCGCTCGCGCTCGGGCTCGTGGCGGTGAGCGCCTGGCGCTTCCGGAGCCAGCACAGCTGA